Part of the Halodesulfovibrio aestuarii DSM 17919 = ATCC 29578 genome, GCACAGGGGCATAAGCGCCTTCTTCTTGTGTACGGTGAACATCCGAAACTCAAAGCAGACTGGATTGCAGAAACAGTTCAGACTGTCTACGACACTGTCTCTGAAAAAAGTGGTGAGATTCGACGTGCCAACGTCAATTGTGCTCCACTTTCCGTAGACGGTTTTCGGAAACTTCAGGAAGTAGGTATTGGTACTTACCAATGTTTTCAGGAAACCTACCATCAAAAAACGTACAGTTCCGTGCATAAGGGCGGTGTGAAGAAGAATTTCCTGTGGCGGTTATATGCACTGCACAGAGCAATGGAAGCCGGGATTGAAGATGTCGGAATGGGTGCGCTTTTTGGTTTGTACGACTATAAATTCGAAATGCTGGCATTACTTACCCATGCTCAGGAATTAGAAAAGAACTTTGGGGTTGGGCCACACACAATTTCTTTCCCACGACTTGAACCCGCTCTCAATGCAGATATGGCATACAACCCGCCATGCCCTATCAATGATATGACATTCAAACGAATAGTTGCCATTCTGCGTCTCGCCGTGCCATACACGGGATTGATCTTGAGTACCCGCGAATCGGCAGGGTTACGCCGAGAATTACTTGATATCGGTGTATCACAAATTAGTGCCGGCTCGCGTACCTATCCTGGCGCGTATAGCGACCCTGAATATGACCGTCCGGAAGTGCAACAATTTTGCATCAGTGACAACCGAAGTTTAGATGAGGTTATCCATAACATTGTGGATGCAGGTTATATTCCTTCATGGTGCACTGCATGCTATCGCCTTGGAAGAACAGGCGAACACTTCATGGATCTGGCTAAACGGGGATTTA contains:
- the hydG gene encoding [FeFe] hydrogenase H-cluster radical SAM maturase HydG, whose product is MQHDIPELENFIDEQAINNTLKHAAKPERANVLEILSKARNAKGLTLEETATLLQITDPELDEELFAAARDVKKAIYGNRLVLFAPMYITNECGNSCLYCGFNVTNKDLTRRTLSSEEIRKDVIALEAQGHKRLLLVYGEHPKLKADWIAETVQTVYDTVSEKSGEIRRANVNCAPLSVDGFRKLQEVGIGTYQCFQETYHQKTYSSVHKGGVKKNFLWRLYALHRAMEAGIEDVGMGALFGLYDYKFEMLALLTHAQELEKNFGVGPHTISFPRLEPALNADMAYNPPCPINDMTFKRIVAILRLAVPYTGLILSTRESAGLRRELLDIGVSQISAGSRTYPGAYSDPEYDRPEVQQFCISDNRSLDEVIHNIVDAGYIPSWCTACYRLGRTGEHFMDLAKRGFIQQYCLPNSLLTFQEYLEDYATESTRKVGKACISNEVENCPEDRRTVVESRLKRIEQGERDLYL